The DNA sequence TGGGTCTCTGCCCCCCTCCATTCTGGGTCTCTGACCCCACTCCGTTCTGGGTCTCTGCCCTACCTCTGTTCTGGGTACTTGTCTCCCGTCTATTCTGGGTCTCTGTCCCCGCTCCATTCTAggtctctgtcccctcctccatTCTGGGTCTCTCtcccccctctctctgggtccctgtcccccaAAGGGCAGCGTTTTCCTTGCTGATGCACCTAAGACCGTGGGGCCCAATGGCCTAGAGCTCCCTCGTACGGCATCAGCCGGGGCGCGAGCCAACCAGCTGTGCTGCGCTGCTGTGCTCCATCGAGCCACATGgacaataaaaccaaaattggCTTTGAAAGTGGAAGTGCTCTCCGTTTTGAGGGGAAGTGAGGGAATTTGCATGTCAGAACAGTATGTTAAAGGGGCAATACTGTCAGACTCTGTTCTGGCCTGAGCTTTGGGCTCCATGTGGGGGTGGGACAGGACTTTACAAAACCCCAAAGAAATGTTTCcatgaaattcttttttgttcttgccttttcctttttttttttttttggacattCCAATGAAAAGAACTGTTCTGGGGCTTCAGATGTCTCCTGTAGGGTTGGGAAACTGACCGTGGAGATCAGGGCCAGCGGCCAGGCAAGGGCAAGAGGAGGCGAGTGCCCACCCTGCTGGGTGTTGCTCCCCTGGGAGCCCCCGCTTCCACCACGGGCCCCATCACAGAGGCACTGGGGCTGCACTGGGTGTGGCTCTGTGCTTTCTGTGGCTTCCTTGACTAGGCTGTCCTGCCTTGGGCTAGGACCCCCCAAAGCAGACCCTGAGGCGAGGACTCCAGCCCATGGTGTGTTTGAGGGGTGACTCCACCAAAGAGTAGAGGTGAGAGGGAAGGAGCCCCCACAGAGGGGGCCAGCGATGAGCCCGTGACAGCATAGGCAATGGCCTCGGCCAGCTGGAGACCCCCAGGAGATGGCAGGGATCCTGCCACAGGTGGTCCACCTGGGACATTTATCCCACCCAGTCCCACTGGATGTCAGCCCCTGTGCAGGAAAAGCCATGAGGGAGGCAGTGGCCATGTCCCCATGTCCAGCACAGGCTTGGGCCTGGTTAGGGGTGCCTGATGACAGTGCTGGGGGGATGTGGTGCAGGGGACGGGGGTCAGGACGGCCCCGAGCTCAGGCCAGGCCTGCAGGGGGCACGTGTGGCCCCTCAGAGGCCAGATCCAGGCCAAGGGAGCAGCCGGGGCGGCAGTGAGCGGCCTCCAGAGACGCCCCGGCCCGGCTGCTGACGCACTGGCTCCAATGACTCAGTGCAGTGACCATGGCTTGGGTGGCCGTCTGGAGACTCGGACTGGCTCAGGGCTGCCGCCGCCGCCTTCCTGGGGGCCCATGGCCCCACCGTGCTGGCCGCCCCCTGTCTGGGCTGGCCTGAGTAATGGGTCCTTCCCTTAGTCATCGgtcccaggcccagccctccctccttctcctgcccaCCGCCGCCCAGCCAAGCCTCTCTCTGTCCAGGCTGGGGACTCTGGCCCCTGctggctttttctcttcctccctgagcTCCCCAGAGGGTGTGAGGTGTGTGTGAAGGTAGTGGTGGGGGCTTCAGGgccagttttcccatctgtgagatgggaggaaggaaacagCCTTGTGGGGTGCTGTGAGCCTTCCTGGGGGCACCAGGAGGAGGCCtaggggagggggaggtgtgGGTGGAAAGGGGCTGCTTCCTTCCTGCCCAGTGCAGCTCTGGGCCCCACACCTTGTGAACAGCTAGCCCCTCAGTGGGCTTGGTTGGAGTTTCTGGGCTGGGGCCTCCTAACTCCCACATGGGAGCATGGCCTCCATGTTCAACTGAAGGGAGCTCTTTGTTGGAAGGTACCATAATTCTCTTCACCCCCTTAAAGGGTGTTTAGCTCATTTCCCATCCTCAGTCCCAGAAACAGTATTTGGTGAATATCTTCATGCATCTCTCATCTTGTATGTGTGAATATATCTCAGATAAATTCTAGAATTAGACTTGCTGGGTTGAGGATGTGAGCCTTTAGAATTTTGTTAGGTCTGCCAGACTGCCTTCCTAGAGGTTGTCTCACTTCACACTCCCACTGGGAATGGACATGAGCGTCTGCTGCCGGACAGCCTGATGACTCTGCCCACCTGAGGAATGATGCTACTTCCTTGGCAGGTGTACTTCTCTTATTGTGAGTGAGGCTGCCTCTTAGGTTGTTCCAGCCAGCTGTGCTTCCTTGCCTATGAACTGTCAGCCCACATCCTTTGTGCACCTTTCTGTGAGTGTAAAGGCTTTGTATTGATTTATTGGTGCTCTTTATATATGGAGGACCACAGTAAATGTATGTCCAGGGACTGAGCAGCCCCAGGATGAAGCTGTCCCTGGTATGGAATCTTAAATGTGCACGTGCATGCTAGTCCCCAGGGCTTAGAGAAAACAGTGGAAGTCCCCCTTCCCTGCCTTGCAATTCGAGGAACTTCTAAAAAAATCAAGGCCAGCTGAAAGCAAAATGCCAAACGCTTGGTGGGTCTGTACACAGAATCTGTGAGGCAAAGTGTCCATGGAGAGGCCAGCCAGGCTCCCTTGGCACCTGCCGTGTGCCAGCACTCTGTGGGCAGTTCCAAGCATCAGCTTTCCAAACACCCAGTCCTGTTTGAGGGCACACGAGTGGCTCGTACTGGTGACACTGGGATGTAGACCCCCAGTGGACCTTGCTGCCTCCCCAGCCCAAAGGGAAGCAGAGGAAAGTAGGTATGTCTGTGGTCCCTTTCTACCAGGAGGTGATCGGGGCCAGGGAGCCTCACTGCAGCCCTGTGACATCTGTGCTCCTGGCCGGCCCCATCTGACAGCTGAGAGAAAGAAGACCCAGAGACAAGGGAACGTGTCTGAGTCACACAGCTGGCCGATAGCAGGGCAGGGGTCAGAATCCTGCTCTCTGCTCATCACACCAGATGCCAGAGCCTGGTGAGGCCAGGGCTGTGGTacagcccagcccaggcaggcttcctggaggagtgagTCTCACTGAGCTGCATCTCCTAGACTTTGGGTCCTGGCCCGACCCCTAGACACTCcactcagggccaggctctgggTTTAGGCGACTCTAGGGGATCCTGGTGACGAAGGCGGCACGCTGGTGCTGTCCACGCCGGTACTTGGACCTGCCGAGTCCAAGTCTGTGTCCTATGCAGTCCCTGGCAGTTCACACACACAATGAAGTTGAGACTCacctcttctctgcctccctctcctcctgtccCTGAGAGGGAGGCTCTCAGGGGTCACACCAGCTGTACTTGACCCCCGGGCCACTGTGCTGCACAGAGAAGGTGGAGCACCTGGCGCCAGGCAGGAGGGGCCTGTAGTGGTGGGGAAGGCGGTTCTGCACACTGTCGGGTGCAAGCAGGGCCCCAGGCGGGGCTGCAGGGATGGGGTTGGCTTCCCAGGGCAGGCCCTTTGTAGAAGCCTGGCCTTCGGGGCTGGCATCCAGGATGCAGCCAAACTCTCTGCTCCAGGGAGAGGCTGGTGTCACTGTTTAACTGTAGGGCTGGGGGGAGAAGTTGGCGACACCCCCACTTTCTGGCCTCCATGCCTCTTTGTCCCTGGCTCGTGTCCCCTCTCCCTGGGGAGCTCACAGCTGCAGCGTGAAGCAGCTTCTGGACAGTTTGACCACTTTTGGTCCCCATTCCCTGGACAGTGTGCCTGGTGAGGGCAGGGCCACTCCATCTTGTTCACACTGTGTCCTTGCACCCGCGAGCAAGGGATGATGGGCTGACAAAGCCAGTGAGGccggtgggtggggtggggagtggggacaggCCTGAGGGCCTCAAAGGTCTTTGGAGACTCGTGCAGGATACAGCCCTGGCTCAGCGGCCAGAAGACTGTTGGAGGGTGTTGGTGAGAGGATACAGCGAGGCCCCGTCCCTGGAGAGGTTCCTGTAGGGGCTGAAAAGCAGAGGGCAGCCCTGGCCAGAGGGTGGGCACACTTTGAGGCCCTTTGAATCCTAAGGGTTCGGGAACCAATGACATTCTCTTCATGATCTTCAGAACTTGGGGTCTTGGGAAACTGGAAGAGCAGAGACTTGGGTCACAGCAGTGGCCTGGTCAATCAGGATGGGCTGGATGCAGCGGCACTGGCTGCCCAGTGCTGGGGAGAGCAGGGGGCCGTGTGAGGTGGGTGTCCCCTCCACCTGGTGGGGAGCAGTGACTGGGCTGAACTAGAGACTTGGGGTCCTCCTgcatctgtttccttccctcgCTCTGTTGCCTTCAAGAGGGCTGTGCACCCAACCTTCCAGGCAAACCCTGGGTCTGGCTGCCAGCACCCCAGACACCCCGGCATCGCCACCCCAGACGACCGTGGCCCTGGGCTCTGACTCACCTGTGTTTCTGCCTCCCAGGAGCAGGCAGGCTTTCCACCAAGTGCAAGCCGTGTTCTCCCATGTCGGGTCCCCACACCTTTGGGACCCTGAGCACCTTGCAGGCCTGTGGTCGGTGCCTGGGGCCCTGCAGCCCCTCTGCTTATCAATTAGTTCAGCCCCCTTTCCTGAGGCTCTCTGAAGGGCCACTGAGGTGGGCGGCCTCTGCGTGGTCAGGGATCTCCTGTAGGCAGCAGCTACCTCCCTCGATTGAGCACCATCTGTGTGCCTGTGCTTGGCATCAGCTCCTTTACCCCCGGGAGTGTTCTGGGAGCTGGTGGGCAGTGGGGGCCGAGcagccttctttctcctcctgctttCTTGGAAAGACCGATGCCCACATTCCTGTGCCTCATTTGTGGGCAGGCATCAGTTCCAGGAATGGGAAAGCAAGTTCCAGAGagctggaggctgtggggagagagcagagtgCTTGGGAGGGTGGCCTtggcccagggcagagctgggtgtGGGCTGAGAGAGTCCTGGGGGGCTTTTTGACCCCACGGGGGCCTGATTCTGGAGCTGTTGGCATGTCCCCTCCTGTTGGGTTTGGAGGATGAAGGGATGTATAGGGCCTCTTGaaccattcattcactgatgcaTTATACAGAAGTTTTCTGAGATGAAACAGCAAAGGGaacaggggcaggaggggaggggatgagggTGTGAGTTGGGGGATGGGGGCCTGACCAAGGAGGGCCTTATATactctgaggtgctgggggtcaTGGCAGGGTTTTACACAGGACCTAAGAAAGCTCgatgtcctttcattttgttttgtttttttattgaagtgaaattcacataacataaaattcaccattttaaagtgtacgattcagtggcatttagtgcttTTATGGTGTTGTGCAACCActacctctgtctagttccagaacactttcatcaccctGAAAGGAACCCTGTCCCCATGAGCAGtcaccctcaccccccaccccccccagcaACCTCCAATCTGCTGTGTGTCTCTGGATTTGCTGTTCTGGGCATTGCATATAAGtggatcatacaacatgtggccttttgtgtctggctttcttcacttagaaaaatgtcttcaaggttcttccatgttgcaGCATGAATCAGCTTCATTcgttttttatgactgagtaatattccattgtgtgtgtacaccacattttgtttatccactcatctgttgatgggcgtTTGGGTGTTTCCACCGCTCTCctttctaaaactttatttttatttatttttttctgtattttgttttctttcttttttttttttgaggaagattagctctgagctaacatctgccaccaatccccctcattttgctgaggaagactggccctgagctaacatccatgcccatcttcctctactttatatgtgggacgtctgccacagcatggcttgacaagcagtgcttaggtctgcacccaggatccaaactggtgaaccccaggtcgccaaagcagaatgtgcgaatttaaccgctgcgccaccaggctggcccctaaaactttgttttttattctaaaacGACCTTTGCCTCCTGAATCCTCATTTTGAGGCACAGGGATCTCTACTTGTCCCCGTCTTCCTGGCAAGCTGCCCCTACAGGTAAACCCATGTTCTTAGGGCAGAAATTCTTGGTTTTGTGCCTTTCCCACAATTTGCTATGTTTCCCCCCTATGTTGACCATAGGGTGACAGGAAGATCCCATGCAGCCTGCTGTTCCCCAGATCCAAGTTCAAATCCTGCTGCGTGCTCTTGTAGCTCCAGGGCTGTGGACGAGCCACTTGCTGTTTCACTGTCCCTGGAAGGTGAGACAGGCCTTTCCCTCAACAAGGTGGCCACTGATTGCAGCCCAGAGCCAAATTCTTCTGAAAATGGCCAGAGTGACTTTGTGGTTGTGTGGCTGCCCTCCCTTGGGGTGGTGGGCACAAGAAGTGGGCTGGGCAGCTGTTGGTGTGGCTGGGCCTTGAAGGCTGGCCCCTCCTGGGGGTGGTGCTCCCTCTCCCCCAGTGAAAGGCTGGCCCATGACACCCCAGTCCGCAGGGCCCAGTGCTGCCTGGGAGGCTGCAGGTCATTGAGTTCCTTCTCTGTACTGTGCTGTGGCTCTGTGCAAGCACCTTAATCGCACTCCGCCCTCTGCAGGGGAGAGAAGGTGGGTTTACCTGTGGGGGCAGCTCACTGGGAAGAGGGACAGCAATGTGATGCAGAGAGTCCTTCACCTCAAAATGAGTGTTCAGGAGGCActtttagaatgaaaaataatggaataaagttttaaaaaggggaggagtggaagcaacccaaatatccatagATGATTGAAGGGATAAAGAAATGTGatccatccacacaatggaatattactcaaccatagCAAAGAATGAAtctctgacacatgttacaatgtggatgaacttcGAAAGCAtcatgctgagtgagagaagccagacacagaaggccacacAGTGCGTGATCCCATTTATGTGAAaggtccagaacaggcaaatccccAGAGACGGAAGGCAGATCAATgggtgccagaggctgggggagggggatggggagtgactgctcatggggatggggtttccttttggggtgatggaatgttctggaactagatagagatgatggttgcacaacattgtgaatgtactaaatgccactggattattcactttaaaatggtgaattttatgttatgtgaatctCACcgcaattgaaaaaaaaagggcCAGCGTGGCCTCCAGGTTCTTATGAACCCCTCCCGTTTCACAGGCGGCAAATGGAAGCGTAGAGGCCGTGTCCACTGCCAGGCGAGTTAGTGGGCAGCTGGCAGGTGTGGTCAGGATTCAGGTCTTGTTTCTGCTTCTCAGGCTGGTTCTGGCGATTTCGCCCACGCCTGGGGCACCTTCAGAGCCTGCCCGTGGGCGGAGACCAGACAGCCCTGAGGCCTCTGAGCCACACCCCATCCCTGCTCTCCCACAGCCTGGCCGACAAGAACGGAGCCCTCAAGTGCACCTTCTCGGCCCCCAGCCACAGCACCAGCCTCCTGCAGGGCCTGGCCGCTCTCCGCgcccagggccagctcctggaCGTTGTGCTCACCATAAACAGAGAGACCTTCCCCGCACACAAGGTTGTCCTGGCCGCCTGCAGCGACTACTTCAGGTGAGCAGGGGCCCGGGGCAGGCTGGAGAGCGCCCACCCTTCTCAGAGGGAGCCCTCTCAGGGCCAGCCAGCCAGGGATGGCTCTGGGCAAAAGCGGCTGATGTTGGCCAAATGTCCAGTAAACCTGCAGGTTTTTCCAGGTTTGCAGCTTTATTCAAACTTGTTGTGGAAGTTCTGTAGGCAAATGGGATATGCCCGAGAGTCAGAGGTggcatgtgggtatccagttaGCAGCTTCTACCCTGAGGGTCACCAGATTTTCATTCTGTCAGGGCTCCTCCAGGTTTTCATTCTGAGCCTTTATTTGACAGCtgtgtgtgtcagacactgttctaggcctCAGGGATCCAGCTGGGATAGGACAGGCACTTGTCCCTGCTCTCATGGCACCTGACCTCAGGCCGAGGGACAGGAGAGTCTTTCCAGTCCCCATGTGACAGGGGAGGTCTTGCTGGGTGTACGGGTCAGTCCGCCACCAAGGCCCTTTCCTAAAAGTTCCTTCTCTGTGCCCAGCTGGGTGGGGGCACCGGGGCCCcaggagcagggccaggggcCATTCTCCTTGCCAGCTGGGGCGGTCATGGGCTGGGGATGGTCTCCCTCATTTTCTTGGTGACCAGGTGGCATGCATCCTCCTGCCAGGTGGCGACCCCACCAGAGAGAGCTGGGGGCCATCCTGAAAGCTGTTCTCTAGCCCTGCTTCGCCAGTGGTGGCAGAGATGCCGCTGCCCACCGTCTCACAGAGCCCCAGCCCAGGCGCATGCCGCGGGCTGCATGCTCTTCCAGCCGAAGTGCTTTGCCTGGTGCGCCCCCCGGCTGCCCGCCCCGTGGGCTCAGTGAGGCCGTTCTGGGGAGTCGGAGCGGCCAAGCCATCTGGGGCGCCGCTTCTATTTTTATTCTGGATTTGGGGACGGGCGGGCCGGCCCAGCCAGAAATGCCCTTTAAAGGCTCCTCTGCGCTGGCATTGCAGCTGGCAAGGCCTTAAAAGGCAAAGCTCCCTCCCGTCGCCGTGACTGCCTCTGCCTTCGATGGGCTGAGGGGACTCACGGGGACAGGAAGGGGCAGCGTCTGGGGGGTGGCAGTGCGCTGCCCTGGAAGGCCCTGTTGCTCTGCGTGGAGAGTTGGGCGGTTGTTAGTTGGTGCCCCCACAGCAGCACCAAGCTCAGCTATCCCTGCTCTGGGGCCTGAGCCCGGCCCATGCTGGGTGTGCGATGGGGGACGGGCATCCGCTGGGTGAATGGACGAGTGAAGTTCCCTCCCCTTAGTCAGCCGTCACGATGAGTGCTGTCGGCAGTTGTAGTTGTGATGAAGTGCCAGCTTGCTCCATGAGAGGAGCCTCCCATGCACCATCTTCTAGAACCTCCCACAGACTCTGAGGGGGCACTGGGGTTCTCACCCCTTTTCCTGGTAGGGGGCCCCCGAAGGCCATAGGGGGCTGTGACCCAGGTCTTGTGTGTCTCACTGGTGCTCACGTTAGCGCCTGCCACATTAGAGCAGGACAGCATGGCTGACAGAGCTGGGGTCATCACTGGAGGTCTCAGGATGGGCTGGGGCTCCTGTGGGCCATTCTCGGGGGAGCTTCACTGACCTCCTTGGCGTCTCTCTGGAGATGGCAGTGACACAGCGGGGCCCCCTGATGGGCATTCCCACCTGGGGGCCCTaactccctccccttccctgtgTGACAGCAGCTGAGACCCAGGCTGGAAAGTGGAGCTGCCTGCCCAGATGAGCGTGCCGCTGAGGGCTGGGCTCTGTGCACAGGGGTGCTAGTGCCTTCGGGTCCCCGCCTTGTCGCCTCAGCTTTCTGCAGGCGCGGTCTTCCAGGGCCAGGCGCCAAGGCAGGGCTGGAGACCTGTCCCCAGAGCCAAAGCCAAGGTGTGGTCTCCTCTTGTATAGCCACACCTGTCCCTACATGAGcggcccctggcccccaccctccAAATCAGCTGGGCCCCAGCCATGTACACCTCCAGGTGAGGCCAGGTGGGGCCCCTTGTGGAGGGGCACAGTGGGGACTTGCTGTTGGTAGGAAGATGCATGGTTTAGAGTGGattcaaaatcttttcttttttgcatgtcTTTAAAGAGCATTTagttctcctccccacccaccctgctATCTGGGGCCAGGCTCGTCTGGGCCAACCATGATGCTCCTCAGCCGCCCAGAGCCCACACGCTGTTTCCCACCTTCAGGGCCATGTTCACGGGTGGTATGAGGGAAGCGAGCCAGGACATCATCGAGCTGAAGGGTGTGTCAGCCCGTGGCCTGCGGCACATCATTGACTTCGCCTACAGCGCCGAGGTGACTCTGGACCTGGACTGTGTGCAGGACGTGCTGGGCGCCGCGGTGTTCCTGCAGATGCTGCCCGTGGTGGAGCTGTGTGAGGAGTTCCTCAAGGCTGCCATGAGCGTGGAGACCTGCCTCAACATCGGCCACATGGCCACCACCTTTAGCCTGGCCTCACTCAAGGAGTCGGTGGACGCCTTCACTTTCCGGCACTTTCTACAGATCGCCGAGGAGGAGGACTTCCTGCACCTGCCGCTGGAGCGCCTCGTCTTCTTCCTGCAGAGCAACCGGCTGCAGAGCTGCGCCGAGATCGACCTGTTCCGTGCTGCCGTCCGCTGGCTGCAGCATGACCCGGCCCGGCGGCCGCGCGCCAGCCACGTGCTCTGCCACATCCGCTTCCCACTCATGCGGTCGTCGGACCTGGTGGATAGTGTGCAGACGCTGGACATCATGGTGGAGGACGTGCTCTGTCGCCAGTATCTGCTGGAGGCCTTCAACTACCAGGTGCTACCCTTCCGGCAGCATGAAATGCAGTCTCCGCGCACGGTTGTGCGCTCGGATGTGCCCTCGCTGGTTGCCTTTGGCGGCACGCCCTACACTGACAGCGACCGCTCTGTCAGCAGCAAGGTGTACCAGCTGCCTGAGCCAGGTGCTCGCCACTTCCGCGAGCTCACGGAGATGGAGGTGGGCTGCAGCCACACATGTGTGGCCGTGCTGGACAACTTCGTATATGTGGCTGGGGGCCAACACCTGCAGTATCGCAGCGGCGAGGGCGCAGTGGACGCCTGCTACCGTTACGACCCCCACCTGAACCGCTGGCTGCGCCTGCAGGCCATGCAGGAAAGCCGCATCCAGTTCCAGCTGAATGTGCTGTGTGGCATGGTCTATGCCACGGGCGGGCGCAACCGAGCTGGCAGCCTGGCCTCGGTCGAGAGGTACTGTCCACGGCGCAACGAGTGGGGCTATGCCTGCTCACTGAAGCGCCGCACCTGGGGCCACGCGGGCGCCGCTGCCGGGGGCCGCCTCTACATCTCAGGTGGCTATGGCATCTCGGTGGAGGATAAGAAGGCCCTGCACTGCTACGACCCGGTGGCCGACCAGTGGGAGTTCAAGGCGCCCATGAGCGAGCCCCGTGTGCTCCATGCCATGGTGGGCGCCGCTGGCCGCATCTATGCCCTTGGGGGTCGCATGGACCACGTTGACCGCTGCTTCGATGTGCTGGCCGTGGAGTACTACATGCCTGAGACGGACCAGTGGACCAGTGTGAGCCCCATGCGGGCCGGCCAGTCAGAGGCTGGCTGCTGCCTGCTGGACAGGAAGATCTACATCGTTGGGGGCTACAACTGGCGCCTCAACAACGTGACAGGCATTGTGCAGGTCTACAACACTGAGACAGATGAGTGGGAGCGCGACCTGCACTTCCCGGAGTCCTTTGCAGGCATCGCCTGTGCCCCCGTCCTGCTGCCTCGGGCGGGGACCAGGAGGTAGCTCCCGGGGCCCCTGGCATGGCCTCTGCCGTCTCTGCCTCTGCGAGAGGCTTAATGAGCACATGTCCGGGCGAGAACCATGGATGTCTTCTCCCCCGGGTTGGCCTCGTGGGGCCTGCCTGTTGATAAggtccctctttccttcctgaagcAGATCTTGGCTCAGTGCCTGCTGAGGCTGTCTGCCAGCAATGAGGCCAGTGTGTTGTGGCAGCAAATTCGCACCCGAGGCGGTTTCCTGGCTGTGCGTTGTCCTTGCTCCTGGGGAAATTGGGGCTCCTTAGGGTGGTGTTATGTGGCTTTGCCCcgcttctctcccctcccacagCCTGGCTGTCTTAGACATTCGGATGTGAGCTCATTAACACGACCTCAAATCCGTGGTATGCAACTTGCCCCACTCCAGGTTTATGcgcctgtattttttaaaataaacgcACCCCAAATCTCTGTAACATATGGACCTCTGGGAGTGGAGAGGGGGCTCAGAAGCTCCCACGTGCTCCATATGCCTGAGCTGCTGGGGTGAGAGGGACCCCAGAAGAGGGTCCGCACGCTTCTCCATTTCTATCCTTGGTCCTCACACCTTCAGGATGTTCCCTTGTCTACTTTCAGGAGCAAAAACACAGCCAGCTCTCAGCTGACAGGCCCCGGGCCTTCCATTTGGCACTGGGCGTCTCATGGGCCCTTCATGAAGACTGGGCCAATGcccctgtccctgtccctgtgCCACAGTTGAAGGGGATGCCAGCTTCAGAATCTCGCAGTGCATCTGCATTCCACAGGTCTGTCcagtgacttttatttcttgccaTCTTTGCAGCCCTCTGTTCCCCCATCACCCTGTGTTCAGGTTGACGAGCCACTGGGCCTGTGCCCACCCGGCGTGGGAAGTCAGGCGGGCCGTGAGGCCTCTCACTTCAAGGGCTTCAAGGCATTTCCAGCTCCATTTGTTTtggttctgttttgcttttttttaagagGCCAGCACCACTATCTTATAGATGGGATTTGTACCCTTGGGACAACTTAAAGTGTCTCTTCTGCTGCTAATGGACGATTGATGTCGTGTCTCTGTGACCCACTTGCCGTGTAAAGAATTAACCTCGTACCTTAGCAGACGTCGTctcctaatattttctttttatttaataaaaatattatggtgAAAAGATGAAGCGGGCCCAGTGCTGAGCTTGTGGGGCCTGATGGGTCACAGATTCCTCCTGTCCTCCACATGTTTGGGGCCGCTCTTCCCACCTCGCCCTTTTCCAGCCTTGCTGAGGAGCTGGATTGGGGGCCCACCTTTGGCTCAGGGGTGTGGGGGCAGCAGGAAATGTGACCAGGACTTCCTCCAGACCCTGGAAGATAGAGGGCAAACCTAGCCTATGCCAGGCAGCCTTTGGCGACACTCTCTCCAGCTCGTTCCATGCACATGGTGGCCAGGCCCCCCGCCACCAGGGAGCCCCCAGGTCCCGGCAGGTTCTGTTTCCATCTGCTCGGTCCCGGGGCCCGAGACTGGGTCACTCGGGAGTCCCTGTCCCTGGAGGCCGTGATGAGGGAGACGCAGGGCTGGTCCTAAAGGAAGCATGAAGTCATCATGCTTCCATATGGGCCCACAAGCTCCGAGCATTGCCCCCAGGCCCCACTCTTATGTCAGGCCTCGCCGCAAACCGGGCTTCATGTTGGTGGAGAATGCCTGCCGTTCACAGACAGCCTTCTGAGAGGGGAGGCTTCTGGAGTCACACTCAAAATACACTCGCAGGCCTGGTGACCCTGTGCAGTGGCCATCGGGGCCCAGGTGCAGCTGGGTGTGGGGGTGGTGAGGTTGAAAGAGGAACTTGGTTGGGAACCAGGAAGGAGCCCATGCCTCCAGGGGTATCGGAAGTGAAAGCAGCGGCTCTTGGGGACTGAGCAGAACATTCCAGACCCTTCTCATCCCCCCCAACCTGAGCTCCCCCAAAGAGACCCCCATCCCTGCTAGAGGCACGGCCCCTTCAGGGGAGCAGTGAGAAGCCTTTGCCAGCTACAAGTCCCCCCAGATCAGCTCACACCTCACAACATCTTGTCCCCAATGAGCTGGCAGGGGTGCCGGGGCGGGGGGTGCTGCTGTATCTAACTGGGTCGATTGTGCATAACCGTCTGGGCTGGTTCATGGAATGTTCTTGGggccccccgcccctccctctccactgcccccccacagaagaaaggaaaattatttttcttattgtaaacTTTAAACACGAAAAAGCTGTTTTTAATTTA is a window from the Equus quagga isolate Etosha38 chromosome 9, UCLA_HA_Equagga_1.0, whole genome shotgun sequence genome containing:
- the KLHL26 gene encoding kelch-like protein 26 isoform X2 is translated as MAKEEICLADKNGALKCTFSAPSHSTSLLQGLAALRAQGQLLDVVLTINRETFPAHKVVLAACSDYFRAMFTGGMREASQDIIELKGVSARGLRHIIDFAYSAEVTLDLDCVQDVLGAAVFLQMLPVVELCEEFLKAAMSVETCLNIGHMATTFSLASLKESVDAFTFRHFLQIAEEEDFLHLPLERLVFFLQSNRLQSCAEIDLFRAAVRWLQHDPARRPRASHVLCHIRFPLMRSSDLVDSVQTLDIMVEDVLCRQYLLEAFNYQVLPFRQHEMQSPRTVVRSDVPSLVAFGGTPYTDSDRSVSSKVYQLPEPGARHFRELTEMEVGCSHTCVAVLDNFVYVAGGQHLQYRSGEGAVDACYRYDPHLNRWLRLQAMQESRIQFQLNVLCGMVYATGGRNRAGSLASVERYCPRRNEWGYACSLKRRTWGHAGAAAGGRLYISGGYGISVEDKKALHCYDPVADQWEFKAPMSEPRVLHAMVGAAGRIYALGGRMDHVDRCFDVLAVEYYMPETDQWTSVSPMRAGQSEAGCCLLDRKIYIVGGYNWRLNNVTGIVQVYNTETDEWERDLHFPESFAGIACAPVLLPRAGTRR
- the KLHL26 gene encoding kelch-like protein 26 isoform X1, encoding MAESGGGGGAGGGGFGAGPGPERPSSLADKNGALKCTFSAPSHSTSLLQGLAALRAQGQLLDVVLTINRETFPAHKVVLAACSDYFRAMFTGGMREASQDIIELKGVSARGLRHIIDFAYSAEVTLDLDCVQDVLGAAVFLQMLPVVELCEEFLKAAMSVETCLNIGHMATTFSLASLKESVDAFTFRHFLQIAEEEDFLHLPLERLVFFLQSNRLQSCAEIDLFRAAVRWLQHDPARRPRASHVLCHIRFPLMRSSDLVDSVQTLDIMVEDVLCRQYLLEAFNYQVLPFRQHEMQSPRTVVRSDVPSLVAFGGTPYTDSDRSVSSKVYQLPEPGARHFRELTEMEVGCSHTCVAVLDNFVYVAGGQHLQYRSGEGAVDACYRYDPHLNRWLRLQAMQESRIQFQLNVLCGMVYATGGRNRAGSLASVERYCPRRNEWGYACSLKRRTWGHAGAAAGGRLYISGGYGISVEDKKALHCYDPVADQWEFKAPMSEPRVLHAMVGAAGRIYALGGRMDHVDRCFDVLAVEYYMPETDQWTSVSPMRAGQSEAGCCLLDRKIYIVGGYNWRLNNVTGIVQVYNTETDEWERDLHFPESFAGIACAPVLLPRAGTRR
- the KLHL26 gene encoding kelch-like protein 26 isoform X3 is translated as MAESGGGGGAGGGGFGAGPGPERPSRAMFTGGMREASQDIIELKGVSARGLRHIIDFAYSAEVTLDLDCVQDVLGAAVFLQMLPVVELCEEFLKAAMSVETCLNIGHMATTFSLASLKESVDAFTFRHFLQIAEEEDFLHLPLERLVFFLQSNRLQSCAEIDLFRAAVRWLQHDPARRPRASHVLCHIRFPLMRSSDLVDSVQTLDIMVEDVLCRQYLLEAFNYQVLPFRQHEMQSPRTVVRSDVPSLVAFGGTPYTDSDRSVSSKVYQLPEPGARHFRELTEMEVGCSHTCVAVLDNFVYVAGGQHLQYRSGEGAVDACYRYDPHLNRWLRLQAMQESRIQFQLNVLCGMVYATGGRNRAGSLASVERYCPRRNEWGYACSLKRRTWGHAGAAAGGRLYISGGYGISVEDKKALHCYDPVADQWEFKAPMSEPRVLHAMVGAAGRIYALGGRMDHVDRCFDVLAVEYYMPETDQWTSVSPMRAGQSEAGCCLLDRKIYIVGGYNWRLNNVTGIVQVYNTETDEWERDLHFPESFAGIACAPVLLPRAGTRR